One window of Microbacterium sp. 1S1 genomic DNA carries:
- a CDS encoding tryptophan-rich sensory protein, with protein sequence METSTKGVARQSLVIAAAVFMLIAAAIGAGAFGGDSVDELQNGALSAQGSYLAPAGPAFSIWSLIYAGLLAYTVWQALPAQRQDERQQAVGGWIALSMILNGLWLVTARYLTLWLTVLVIALLLAALARIIVLLGRFPARTLADRLLTDGANGLHLGWVTIATVANIAAWLTQTVPEIGADAPEVWAVGVLVVVLVIGAASAWFTGRLAPALATAWGLSWLAVGRLTGEPESAPTAVTAVIVAVLLVVAGIVAMLRRRRSAGSHDRAPLGR encoded by the coding sequence ATGGAGACCTCGACGAAGGGCGTCGCCCGACAGAGCCTCGTGATCGCTGCCGCCGTGTTCATGCTGATCGCCGCGGCCATCGGCGCCGGAGCATTCGGCGGTGACTCCGTCGACGAGCTGCAGAACGGTGCGCTCTCGGCCCAGGGCTCGTACCTCGCCCCCGCGGGACCGGCGTTCTCGATCTGGTCGCTCATCTATGCGGGATTGCTGGCCTACACCGTGTGGCAGGCTCTCCCCGCGCAGCGTCAGGACGAGCGTCAGCAGGCGGTCGGCGGCTGGATCGCGCTCTCGATGATCCTCAACGGCCTCTGGCTCGTCACCGCACGCTACCTGACCCTGTGGCTCACCGTGCTCGTCATCGCACTCCTGCTCGCCGCGCTCGCCCGGATCATCGTGCTCCTCGGTCGCTTCCCCGCCCGCACCCTCGCCGATCGCCTCCTCACGGACGGCGCGAACGGCCTGCACCTGGGCTGGGTCACGATCGCGACGGTCGCGAACATCGCGGCGTGGCTCACCCAGACGGTTCCGGAGATCGGGGCGGACGCCCCCGAAGTCTGGGCCGTGGGGGTCCTCGTCGTCGTCCTGGTGATCGGCGCCGCATCCGCCTGGTTCACCGGACGCCTCGCGCCCGCGCTGGCGACGGCCTGGGGCCTGAGCTGGCTCGCGGTCGGTCGCCTCACCGGAGAGCCGGAGAGCGCGCCCACCGCCGTCACCGCGGTCATCGTCGCCGTTCTGCTGGTCGTCGCCGGCATCGTGGCCATGCTCCGTCGGCGGCGCTCCGCCGGCTCGCACGACCGCGCGCCGCTCGGTCGCTAG
- a CDS encoding response regulator: protein MKLLIADDDPQMVRALRITLAAHGYEVVVAADGAAAIAAAAQSHPDLIMLDLGMPRLEGIEVIQALRGWTSVPIIVVSGRTGSADKVEALDAGADDFVTKPFQVDELLARLRALSRRAVVANGESVVGFGDVVVDLATKTVTRAGSRVHLTPTEWRMLEHLARHPGALVTRQDLLKEIWGSAQVSDSGYLRLYMSQLRKKLEQEPSAPVHLLTESGMGYRLVV, encoded by the coding sequence GTGAAGCTCCTCATCGCCGACGACGACCCCCAGATGGTGCGGGCGCTGCGGATCACGCTCGCCGCACATGGCTACGAGGTCGTCGTGGCCGCCGACGGTGCCGCCGCGATCGCCGCCGCCGCGCAGAGCCATCCCGACCTCATCATGCTCGACCTCGGCATGCCGCGGCTCGAGGGCATCGAGGTGATCCAGGCCCTCCGCGGCTGGACGAGCGTGCCGATCATCGTCGTGTCCGGTCGCACGGGGTCGGCGGACAAGGTCGAGGCGCTGGACGCGGGCGCCGACGACTTCGTCACGAAGCCCTTCCAGGTGGACGAGTTGCTGGCCCGGCTCCGAGCGCTCTCCCGACGCGCGGTCGTGGCGAACGGGGAGTCGGTCGTCGGGTTCGGCGACGTCGTGGTGGATCTCGCGACGAAGACCGTGACCCGCGCGGGAAGCCGAGTGCACCTGACCCCGACCGAGTGGCGGATGCTGGAGCACCTCGCCCGGCACCCCGGCGCCCTGGTCACCCGGCAAGATCTCCTCAAGGAGATCTGGGGCAGTGCGCAGGTGTCCGACTCCGGCTACCTGCGGCTGTACATGTCCCAGCTCCGGAAGAAGCTCGAACAGGAGCCTTCTGCGCCCGTCCACCTGCTGACCGAGTCGGGCATGGGCTACCGGCTCGTCGTCTAG
- a CDS encoding ATP-binding protein: MSAERTPRTATDRNRRGRLRVLLGAAPGVGKTFEMLAEGRRLREEGRDVVIAIVETHGRAATAALTTGLPEVPRREDAHRGVTLTELDLDAVLALGPEIALVDEFAHTNAPGSRNPKRWQDVEELLDAGIDVVTTVNVQHIESLNAVVEKITGIAQRETIPDAVVRAADEIEVVDLAPQTLRDRLAAGLVYPAERIDAALSHYFRLGNLTALRELALLWLADEVDSALRSYRAEQGIAGAWQARERVVVALTGGPEGETLLRRGARIAARSAGGELLAVHVTAQDGLRGEAPGALAAQRSLVESLGGTYHQVVGDDIPATLVEFAQGADATQLVIGVSRRSRLAAALTGPGIGAEVIRRSGDIDVHIVTHAAAGGRLALPRVTGGALGWRRQALGFGVALVFGPLLSWLMFAFRSPESITAEVLAYQLLVVVVALIGGIRPAVFAAVLSGITLDFLFVAPQFTITIAHPLHVLALTLYVIIAILVSIIVDQAARRARTAQRATAEAELLAAVAGNVLRGDNAVLALVSRTREAFGLSGVRLLTPSGDVLASDGEPVPDGRATTIPVGATTGGGPRALLELNGEPIAGPERRLLDAIVAQLAAAIEHTDLRATAREAEALAETDQVRSALLSAVSHDLRRPLASAVAAIGGLRGAHGLSATDRAELLETADESLATLSTLVTDLLDVSRVEAGVLAVSASRIDAAGPVLAAVDELALGPSDVELALDPDLPPLYADPVLLQRVLVNVLANAHRHAPAGSRVLVSSSRLGDRAEIRIIDRGEGIAPERRDRIFQPFQRFGDTDNTTGLGLGLALSRGFTEGMGGSLTPEDTPGGGLTMVISLPLAAGTSDTEGME, from the coding sequence ATGAGCGCAGAGCGGACGCCGCGCACCGCGACGGACCGGAACCGCCGCGGTCGGCTGCGCGTCCTCCTCGGCGCTGCGCCGGGCGTCGGGAAGACCTTCGAGATGCTCGCCGAGGGCCGCAGACTCCGCGAGGAGGGCCGCGACGTGGTCATCGCGATCGTCGAGACCCACGGCCGCGCGGCCACCGCGGCGCTGACCACCGGGCTGCCGGAGGTGCCACGACGGGAGGACGCACACCGCGGGGTGACCCTCACGGAGCTGGATCTCGACGCGGTGCTCGCCCTCGGCCCGGAGATCGCGTTGGTCGACGAGTTCGCGCACACGAACGCCCCCGGGTCCCGGAATCCCAAGCGCTGGCAAGACGTCGAGGAGCTGCTGGACGCGGGAATCGACGTCGTCACCACGGTGAACGTGCAGCACATCGAGTCGCTGAACGCGGTCGTGGAGAAGATCACCGGGATCGCCCAACGGGAGACCATCCCGGATGCCGTGGTCCGCGCCGCCGACGAGATCGAGGTCGTCGACCTCGCCCCGCAGACCCTTCGCGACCGGCTCGCCGCCGGTCTCGTCTACCCCGCGGAGCGCATCGACGCCGCCCTGTCACACTACTTCCGGCTCGGCAACCTCACCGCCCTGCGGGAGCTCGCGTTGCTGTGGCTCGCGGACGAGGTGGACAGCGCCCTCCGCAGCTACCGCGCCGAGCAGGGCATCGCCGGGGCCTGGCAGGCGCGCGAGCGGGTGGTGGTCGCCCTCACCGGCGGCCCGGAGGGCGAGACGCTGCTCCGCCGAGGGGCCAGGATCGCGGCGCGCTCCGCCGGCGGCGAGCTGCTCGCGGTGCACGTCACCGCGCAGGACGGGCTGCGCGGTGAGGCCCCCGGCGCGCTCGCCGCGCAGCGCTCCCTCGTCGAGTCGCTCGGCGGGACGTACCATCAGGTCGTCGGCGACGACATCCCCGCGACGCTCGTGGAGTTCGCGCAGGGCGCCGACGCCACCCAGCTCGTGATCGGCGTGAGCCGCCGGAGCCGTCTCGCCGCCGCGCTCACCGGGCCGGGGATCGGCGCCGAGGTCATCCGCCGATCGGGCGACATCGACGTACACATCGTCACCCACGCCGCGGCCGGCGGCCGGCTCGCGCTCCCCCGCGTCACCGGCGGGGCGCTGGGCTGGCGACGACAGGCACTCGGCTTCGGCGTGGCCCTCGTGTTCGGCCCACTGCTCTCCTGGCTGATGTTCGCGTTCCGGAGCCCGGAGTCGATCACGGCGGAGGTGCTCGCCTATCAGCTCCTCGTGGTGGTCGTCGCCCTGATCGGCGGCATCCGGCCCGCCGTGTTCGCCGCCGTCCTGTCAGGGATCACCCTCGACTTCCTCTTCGTCGCCCCGCAGTTCACGATCACGATCGCGCATCCGCTGCACGTGCTCGCCCTCACCCTCTACGTCATCATCGCGATCCTCGTGAGCATCATCGTCGACCAGGCCGCCCGCCGCGCCAGGACCGCGCAGCGAGCGACCGCCGAGGCCGAGTTGCTCGCCGCGGTCGCGGGCAACGTGCTCCGCGGCGACAACGCCGTACTCGCCCTCGTCAGTCGCACGCGCGAGGCGTTCGGGCTGAGCGGCGTGCGGCTGCTCACCCCGTCCGGAGACGTACTGGCGAGCGACGGCGAGCCGGTGCCGGACGGACGCGCCACGACCATCCCGGTGGGAGCGACGACCGGCGGCGGGCCCCGCGCGCTGCTGGAGCTCAACGGCGAGCCGATCGCCGGTCCCGAGAGACGACTGCTGGATGCGATCGTCGCCCAGCTCGCGGCGGCCATCGAGCACACCGACCTGCGGGCGACGGCGCGCGAGGCCGAGGCCCTCGCCGAGACCGACCAGGTACGCAGCGCCCTGCTCTCGGCCGTCAGCCACGACCTGCGGCGGCCGCTGGCCTCGGCGGTCGCGGCGATCGGCGGGCTTCGCGGCGCGCACGGCCTGTCGGCCACGGACCGCGCCGAGCTGCTGGAGACGGCGGACGAGAGCCTGGCCACCCTGTCGACTCTGGTCACCGACCTGCTCGACGTGAGCCGCGTCGAAGCGGGAGTCCTCGCCGTCTCGGCTTCGCGCATCGATGCGGCCGGCCCCGTGCTCGCCGCGGTGGACGAGCTCGCCCTCGGCCCGTCGGACGTCGAGCTCGCGCTCGACCCCGACCTCCCGCCGCTGTACGCCGACCCCGTGCTGTTGCAGCGGGTCCTCGTGAACGTGCTCGCCAACGCGCACCGGCACGCCCCGGCCGGGAGCCGCGTCCTCGTGTCGAGCAGCCGCCTGGGCGACCGCGCGGAGATCCGGATCATCGACCGTGGCGAGGGCATCGCCCCGGAGCGGCGCGACCGCATCTTCCAGCCCTTCCAGCGGTTCGGCGACACCGACAACACGACCGGACTGGGACTCGGGCTCGCCCTGTCGCGCGGTTTCACGGAGGGCATGGGCGGTAGCCTGACTCCGGAGGACACCCCAGGGGGTGGCCTCACCATGGTCATCTCCCTGCCGCTCGCCGCAGGGACTTCCGACACGGAGGGGATGGAGTGA
- the kdpC gene encoding potassium-transporting ATPase subunit KdpC gives MSSTTRTTVRTAGVAVRAMLVLTLVLGVGYTLLVTGIGQLLLPAQANGSMLSGDRGSALIGQSFTDADGEALAEYFQSRPSAAGDGYDGAASSGSNLGPENPELVAAIAERKAEIAAREGVDPSAVPADAVTASGSGLDPHISVAYAVLQVPRVAAARGLPEDDVLALVESRIQGRDLGFLGEERINVVELNLALDDREGA, from the coding sequence ATGTCGTCCACCACCCGCACCACCGTGCGCACCGCGGGTGTCGCCGTCCGCGCGATGCTCGTCCTCACCCTCGTCCTCGGCGTCGGCTACACGCTGCTCGTCACCGGCATCGGCCAGCTCCTCCTCCCGGCGCAGGCGAACGGCTCGATGCTCTCCGGCGACCGCGGCAGCGCGCTCATCGGCCAGTCCTTCACCGACGCCGACGGCGAGGCGCTCGCGGAGTACTTCCAGTCCCGCCCGTCTGCGGCCGGCGACGGGTACGACGGAGCGGCGTCGAGCGGCAGCAACCTCGGGCCGGAGAACCCCGAGCTCGTCGCCGCCATCGCCGAGCGGAAGGCCGAGATCGCCGCCAGGGAAGGCGTCGATCCGTCCGCGGTGCCCGCGGATGCCGTCACCGCGTCCGGCTCCGGCCTCGACCCGCACATCAGCGTCGCGTACGCCGTGCTCCAGGTGCCGCGGGTGGCTGCCGCCCGCGGCCTGCCCGAGGACGACGTCCTGGCCCTCGTGGAGTCTAGGATTCAAGGGCGGGACCTGGGGTTCCTCGGCGAGGAGCGCATCAACGTCGTGGAGCTGAATCTCGCACTCGACGACCGGGAGGGTGCATGA
- the kdpB gene encoding potassium-transporting ATPase subunit KdpB: MTLLTTPPEQQDATASAPARPPRSFGGAQLVQALPGALRKLNPATLVRNPVMLLVWVGAAFTTVLAIAEPFLGGPAESGGTAVPAAFTWGIAIWLWLTVLFANVAESVAEGRGKAQAASLRNTRTHTTARRVVGPSTGSVPQRPGSGTQGGAERLAGLAEAPTETVSSADLQRDDLVVVSAGELIPGDGDIVAGIATVDESAITGESAPVVRESGGDRSAVTGGTRVLSDEIVVRITSKPGETFVDRMIALVEGASRQRTPNEIALNILLASLSIVFVVVVLALNPIASYAASPVSIPVLIALLVCLIPTTIGALLSAIGIAGMDRLVQRNVLAMSGRAVEAAGDVTTLLLDKTGTITHGNRRAHAVLPLTGVDADELLRTAALSSLADPTPEGASIVELAAARGTQVTAPTDAVVVPFTAQTRMSGLDLADGTQIRKGAASAVAAWLGQAAGEELTTLTDDVASSGGTPLVVAVQRPSTGSGPSTDSGTESVEARILGVVHLKDIVKDGLRERFDELRSMGIRTVMITGDNPLTAKAIAAEAGVDDYLAEATPEDKLDLIRREQQGGRLVAMTGDGTNDAPALAQADVGVAMNTGTSAAKEAGNMVDLDSDPTKLIDIVRIGKQLLITRGALTTFSLANDIAKYFAIIPAMFMGVFPGLAALNIMQLHSPASAVTSAIIFNAIVIVFLIPLALRGVRYRPASASQILQRNLLVYGLGGVIAPFVGIKLIDLLVSLLPGF; this comes from the coding sequence ATGACCCTCCTCACCACCCCTCCCGAACAGCAGGACGCCACGGCGTCCGCCCCCGCCCGGCCGCCGCGCTCGTTCGGTGGCGCGCAGCTCGTGCAGGCGCTCCCCGGGGCACTGCGCAAGCTCAACCCCGCGACGCTCGTCCGCAACCCGGTGATGCTCCTCGTCTGGGTCGGCGCCGCGTTCACGACCGTGCTCGCGATCGCGGAGCCCTTCCTCGGAGGACCGGCGGAGTCCGGCGGCACCGCCGTCCCCGCCGCGTTCACCTGGGGCATCGCGATCTGGCTCTGGCTGACCGTGCTCTTCGCCAACGTCGCGGAGTCGGTCGCCGAGGGGCGCGGCAAGGCCCAGGCCGCGAGCCTGCGAAACACCCGCACCCACACGACGGCGCGGCGGGTGGTCGGCCCTTCGACAGGCTCAGTGCCCCAGCGCCCCGGCTCTGGGACCCAGGGGGGCGCGGAGCGGCTCGCTGGGCTCGCCGAAGCACCGACGGAGACAGTGTCGTCGGCGGACCTGCAGCGCGACGATCTCGTCGTCGTCTCCGCAGGCGAGCTGATCCCGGGCGACGGCGACATCGTCGCGGGGATCGCCACGGTCGACGAGTCGGCCATCACCGGCGAGAGCGCCCCGGTCGTCCGCGAGTCCGGGGGTGACCGCAGCGCTGTCACGGGAGGCACCCGCGTGCTGTCCGACGAGATCGTGGTCCGCATCACGTCGAAGCCCGGCGAGACGTTCGTCGATCGGATGATCGCGCTCGTCGAGGGGGCGAGCCGGCAACGCACCCCGAACGAGATCGCCCTGAACATCCTCCTCGCGAGCCTGTCGATCGTGTTCGTCGTGGTGGTCCTCGCGCTGAACCCGATCGCCTCGTACGCCGCGTCGCCGGTGAGCATCCCGGTCCTCATCGCCCTGCTCGTCTGCCTGATCCCGACCACGATCGGCGCGCTCCTGTCCGCCATCGGCATCGCGGGCATGGACCGGCTCGTGCAGCGCAACGTGCTGGCGATGTCGGGGCGTGCGGTCGAGGCCGCCGGCGACGTGACCACGCTGCTCCTCGACAAGACCGGCACCATCACCCACGGCAACCGTCGCGCCCACGCGGTGCTGCCGCTCACCGGGGTGGACGCGGACGAGCTGCTGCGCACCGCCGCCCTCTCCTCCCTCGCCGATCCGACACCGGAGGGCGCCTCGATCGTCGAGCTCGCCGCCGCCCGCGGGACCCAGGTGACCGCTCCGACGGACGCCGTGGTCGTCCCGTTCACCGCTCAGACCCGCATGAGCGGGCTCGACCTCGCCGACGGCACGCAGATCCGCAAGGGCGCCGCCTCCGCCGTGGCGGCGTGGCTCGGGCAGGCCGCGGGCGAGGAGCTCACGACCCTCACCGACGACGTCGCCTCGAGCGGCGGGACGCCCCTCGTCGTGGCGGTGCAGCGTCCTTCGACCGGCTCCGGCCCTTCGACGGACTCAGGGACCGAGTCCGTCGAAGCGCGGATCCTCGGGGTCGTGCACCTCAAGGACATCGTCAAGGACGGCCTGCGGGAACGGTTCGACGAGCTGCGCAGCATGGGCATCCGCACGGTCATGATCACCGGCGACAACCCCCTCACCGCGAAGGCCATCGCGGCTGAGGCCGGCGTCGACGACTATCTCGCCGAGGCCACACCGGAGGACAAGCTCGACCTCATCCGCCGTGAGCAGCAGGGCGGGCGACTCGTCGCGATGACAGGGGACGGCACCAACGACGCCCCCGCACTCGCTCAAGCCGACGTCGGCGTGGCGATGAACACGGGCACGTCGGCGGCGAAGGAGGCCGGCAACATGGTCGACCTCGACTCCGACCCGACGAAGCTCATCGACATCGTGCGTATCGGCAAGCAGCTGCTCATCACGCGAGGAGCGCTGACGACGTTCTCGCTCGCGAACGACATCGCGAAGTACTTCGCCATCATCCCGGCGATGTTCATGGGCGTGTTCCCCGGGCTCGCGGCGCTGAACATCATGCAGCTGCACTCGCCGGCCTCGGCCGTGACCAGCGCGATCATCTTCAACGCGATCGTGATCGTGTTCCTCATCCCGCTCGCGCTCCGCGGTGTGCGCTACCGGCCGGCCAGCGCCTCGCAGATCCTGCAGCGGAACCTGCTCGTCTACGGCCTCGGCGGGGTGATCGCCCCGTTCGTCGGCATCAAGCTCATCGACCTCCTCGTCAGCCTCCTCCCCGGCTTCTGA
- the kdpA gene encoding potassium-transporting ATPase subunit KdpA, with the protein MDATILYGILQITAVVVVLVLLYRPLGDYIAHVYTSGRDLRVERGLYRVIGVDPRSEQTWRAYARSVLLFSLVGLLLIYGLQRLQAFLPASLGLPAVPEGLAFNTAASFVANTNWQSYSPEQTMGYTVQLAGLTVQNFVSAAVGLTIAIALIRGLARRGSATIGNFWVDLTRGLGRLLLPLALIGAVALLAGGVIQNVNGFTDVVTVSGGTQTIPGGPVASQEAIKLLGTNGGGFFNANSAHPFENPTGWTNLLEVLLILVIPFALPRTFGRLVGDHRQGYAIVAVMGTLFLASLAALSALELAGRGAAPELAGAAMEGKEQRFGILGSTLFGSASTLTSTGAVNSMHDSYTALGGLMPLLNMMLGEVAPGGVGSGLYGMLVLAIVAVFVGGLLVGRTPEWLGKRIGPREMTLASLYILVVPVLVLGGTALSFAIPGIREDVESTSILNPGVHGMSEVLYAFTSAANNNGSAFAGLTANTPWFNTALGVAMLLGRFLPIVLVLALAGSFAAQERVPATTGTLPTHRPQFVGLLLTVTVVVTALTYFPVLALGPLAEGL; encoded by the coding sequence ATGGACGCGACGATCCTGTACGGAATCCTCCAGATCACGGCCGTCGTGGTCGTGCTCGTGCTCCTCTACCGCCCGCTCGGCGACTACATCGCCCACGTGTACACCTCCGGACGGGACCTGCGCGTCGAGCGCGGGCTGTACCGGGTGATCGGCGTCGACCCGCGCTCCGAGCAGACATGGCGCGCCTACGCCCGCAGCGTGCTGCTGTTCTCGCTCGTCGGACTGCTGCTCATCTACGGATTGCAACGGCTGCAGGCCTTCCTCCCCGCGTCGCTGGGACTCCCCGCCGTGCCGGAGGGACTCGCGTTCAACACCGCCGCGTCGTTCGTCGCGAACACCAACTGGCAGTCGTACTCGCCCGAACAGACGATGGGCTACACGGTGCAGCTCGCGGGCCTCACGGTGCAGAACTTCGTCTCCGCCGCAGTCGGCCTCACCATCGCCATCGCCCTCATCCGCGGTCTCGCCCGACGCGGCTCCGCCACGATCGGCAACTTCTGGGTCGACCTGACCCGCGGTCTGGGGCGCCTGCTCCTCCCGCTCGCCCTGATCGGCGCGGTCGCTCTCCTCGCGGGTGGCGTGATCCAGAACGTCAACGGCTTCACCGACGTCGTCACGGTCTCCGGCGGCACGCAGACGATCCCCGGCGGTCCGGTCGCCTCGCAGGAGGCCATCAAGCTGCTCGGCACCAACGGCGGCGGGTTCTTCAACGCCAATTCGGCCCACCCCTTCGAGAACCCCACCGGGTGGACCAACCTGCTCGAAGTGCTCCTGATCCTCGTGATCCCGTTCGCGCTCCCCCGCACGTTCGGCCGACTGGTCGGCGACCACCGCCAGGGCTACGCGATCGTCGCCGTCATGGGCACCCTGTTCCTCGCCTCGCTCGCCGCACTCTCCGCCCTGGAACTGGCGGGACGCGGGGCCGCCCCCGAGCTCGCCGGCGCGGCGATGGAGGGCAAGGAGCAGCGTTTCGGCATCCTCGGTTCCACGCTGTTCGGCAGCGCGAGCACGCTGACCTCGACCGGGGCCGTGAACTCGATGCACGACTCCTACACCGCCCTCGGCGGCCTGATGCCCCTGCTCAACATGATGCTCGGCGAGGTCGCTCCGGGCGGTGTCGGCTCCGGCCTGTACGGGATGCTCGTGCTGGCGATCGTCGCGGTCTTCGTGGGCGGGCTGCTCGTCGGCCGCACCCCCGAGTGGCTGGGCAAGCGGATCGGACCGCGGGAGATGACCCTCGCGAGCCTCTACATCCTCGTCGTCCCCGTGCTCGTCCTCGGCGGTACCGCTCTGAGCTTCGCGATCCCCGGCATCCGCGAGGACGTGGAGTCCACCAGCATCCTGAACCCGGGGGTACACGGCATGAGCGAGGTGCTCTACGCGTTCACCTCCGCCGCGAACAACAACGGCTCCGCCTTCGCCGGGCTCACCGCGAACACCCCGTGGTTCAACACCGCCCTTGGCGTCGCGATGCTCCTCGGGCGTTTCCTGCCGATCGTTCTCGTGCTCGCCCTCGCGGGGTCGTTCGCCGCGCAGGAGCGCGTCCCCGCCACCACCGGGACGCTCCCCACCCATCGGCCGCAGTTCGTCGGCCTCCTCCTCACCGTGACCGTCGTCGTCACGGCCCTCACCTACTTCCCCGTGCTCGCACTGGGACCGCTCGCCGAAGGACTCTGA
- a CDS encoding potassium-transporting ATPase subunit F, whose translation MIVFEILATVLAVAAVVYLVAALVAPERF comes from the coding sequence ATGATCGTCTTCGAGATCCTCGCCACCGTCCTCGCCGTCGCCGCGGTCGTCTACCTGGTCGCGGCGCTCGTCGCCCCGGAGCGCTTCTGA